The Triticum aestivum cultivar Chinese Spring chromosome 7B, IWGSC CS RefSeq v2.1, whole genome shotgun sequence genome window below encodes:
- the LOC123162604 gene encoding transcription elongation factor 1 homolog, which translates to MGKRKLTRAKTAPRKKAEKLDTSFCCPFCNHPDSIDCKIDLKHMVAEASCSTCSESYSTTAHALTEPVDVYAEWIDECQKANADRDEGNDVVREEVEDDEEYA; encoded by the coding sequence ATGGGGAAGCGGAAGTTGACGCGCGCGAAGACGGCGCCGCGGAAGAAGGCGGAGAAGCTGGACACGTCCTTCTGCTGCCCCTTCTGCAACCACCCCGACAGCATCGACTGCAAGATCGACCTCAAGCACATGGTGGCCGAGGCCTCGTGTAGCACGTGCTCCGAGAGCTACTCCACCACGGCCCACGCCCTCACCGAGCCCGTCGACGTCTACGCCGAGTGGATCGACGAGTGCCAGAAGGCCAACGCCGACCGGGACGAGGGCAACGACGTCGTCCGGGAAGAGGTGGAAGACGACGAGGAGTACGCATGA